The DNA sequence CGCATATCCCCTTGCCTACTTTCCGCACAACCAGCATTTCCTAGCTGCCACGGCTACGCTGGAAGGAAATCAACAATGGGCGCTCAGTGCTGCAGATGCCGTATCTGAAAATGCCAACCGCCAACTCATGCGCGAGCCCGGTTGGGGAACCTTGCAGCACTACTACGCCATTCCCTATTACGTGTATCCCAAGTTCGCCCAATGGGAGGAGATCCTTAAGATGGACAACGAAACGCCCAACCTCCCCTATCCTACCGCGATGTACCAATATGCACGAGGATTGGCCTACTTGCACCAGGACAGTATGGCCAAGGCCAAGCAAGCATGGGAGCAGGTACACTTGATCGCCCAAAATCAACAACTTCGAGATGTCACGATTTGGGACATCAACACCGTCTATGATCTAGTCCAGATCGCCGACAAGGTGCTATTCGGGCAGATTCTCGCTCAAGAAGGCGACTACAAAGCCAGCATCGCCGTCCTACAGGAAGCGGTCGAAATCGAAGACCAGCTCAATTACAACGAGCCGCCCGATTGGTTCTTCTCTGTGCGACACGTACTGGGGGATGTGCAGCTTCAAGCCGGGAAATATGACGATGCAGCCGAGACCTTCCGCCAAGACCTCGAACGTCTACCCAAGAATGGATGGGCACTGAACGGGCTCGTCATTGCCTATGGACACCTAGATGCACCCGAGCTTCAAAAGGGCGCCCAACGCGAATTCCAAGAGGCTTGGAAACATGCCGATGTCGAGTTGGAGGGAGCGAAGGTTCAGTGAGCTTTCACACTGATGGCCCAACCCCCGATATGGACATGGGCACTTTGGGTGCATGAGCATCAGCTTTGATTTGGATGGATTATTGATCGCGTACCGCGAAGAATTTCCGGTGGAACCCCTTACGAGGCTCCGCCGGTTTGTCTGTCTAGAACGGCTCAGGGCAGGCACGATTGCCCTATTTCGACGCTTGCAGCATCAGGGCCACACAATCGGAATCTACACCACCTCGCTTCGGTCCGAGGGCCGTATTCGTTGGATTTTCGCTTGTCATGGATTGAGTCTTGGCCGAGTGGTCAATGGCTCCCAAAGCCAGCGAATGCTCCGAAACCAGAGAGTTCACGCCTCCAAATATCCGCCTGCTTTCGGATTTTTGTTCCACATCGATGATTCCAAAGGAGTGGCGCAGGAGGCCATGACCTGGACATTCAAAGCCCTGATCATCGCTCCAGACAACTCAGATTGGACAGAGCAAGTATGGCAGTTTGTTCAATCGGTAAGCTAATCATCAGGACGTCCCCCGGCGTGCTGGGCACATATCTATCTCTTGACCTTCATTCGCCGGGGCGGGCTATTCAGGGGTACGCTGGCGCTTCCGTCCTCAGCTGAATCCATCCAAACTCTACCATCTTGCGGGATTCCGATCATCAGTTCCCCGCCTAGCCGGATTGCATCAGCTACGGACCGCTCCCGAGGTCGCGCCCTTTCTATCCCTGACGCCGCCGCAGACCAATCGCACATTTCACGGCTTCTCCAACCTCTAATGAAACCCTCATTTTCAGAGAGTTGCAATTTCATCCTCCCCCATTTCTAGTGTCGATATTTTTCGTTTTTCGCCATGAAAGTATTCGTAGAACTGACTCAATAGGGATAGAACGGATCACTTCAGATCCATGTGCAAACCATTTCCTTCTCACTTCACTTCTATCCTTTCGCCATGAGAAAAAACCTGATTATCAGTGGAATCATGTTGGCGTTGATTTCGGTATCCTGCTATCTCTGCCAAGCCCAGACATTTACCACATTTGACAAGCAGTACCGCTACTACTATGGTACGATGTCAAAGGCAGAAAATTCCTATTATCGATTCTATGTACCTGCCAATGAGGTTGGTGTGCTCACCCTCAAAACTAAAACCTTTGGAAGCGATTTTGATGTGTATGCATACAGCTCTTCCAATATGGCCTATTCGCTTGGTAATAGCCGAAGCGGAGGGTTGGAACCAGAACTGTTAATTTTACCTGTGGAAAGTTCTGGGAGATGGGTATACGTCAAGATCCGCAATGATGGGACTTCAGGGCAATATCACTTTTATGCCCACACGGTCAATGTAGAAGAGAAATTTTACCAAGCCCTCTTTGTAGCCTTGTTAGAGGGGATTCTGTCTACCGAAAATGACGTCGACAATAGGAATATTTCTCGGGGCATCAATGTCGCCTCTTCCCTTTTGTCCAATGCCAGTTTGGGAGATGCCTCGCGAAGTTTCATTCTGAATGAGATCACCAATGCATTGAGGGAAGAATTCGGATATGGAGCGGTAGCTGGGTTTGTGGTCAGTTTTGTTGTCTCCTACTATGACGACATCCTCAAGAATGTCTGGTAGTTATGTCTCGTAGTTTCGTACAACGCTAGCAATTGCCTAGTCCAAAGGAGGGGAACGGGCCCCAAGACTAGGCAATCGCTCAAGCGTAAAGTCTGCCCCAGCTAGCAGCCTATTGCTTCATCCAAGATGTATTCAGCAATACCTTCCCCCGACCATACACACGCAACCCATATTGACCCACTGGCAATCCTTCCACTTTGAGTCGAGTGACTCCTGATTGCACCGGGACCAGCTTACGATCCCATACCAGTCTACCCGCTAGATCATAAATTTGCATCTCCACCGTCTCATATTCAGCGGGAATTCCACCTATCTGCAAAAGATGGTGGGCAGGATTGGGAAATAGATACAGGGAATATTCAGCATCCGTCCAGTCGCTTGATAAGGTGATCTGCATCGGGAAGATGATCCGTCTGAGCAAGTTGGAGGTGTTCTCGGAGATGTACAGGGTATCGCCCGTGGGACTCGCTGCCACACCGTCCGGGCTGGTGAATTGCGCTGAATCGAGGGCTCCATTCGTTTCGCCCATAGCCCCCGTCCCGGCGAACATGGATACAGTTCCATCCTCCGCTACCTGATAGATCCGATGATGGCCCGTGGCCGCGACATACAATCCGCCACGCGCAAAATCCATAAATCCAATTGGGGTATCTGGGATCGTCGCCAGCAGTTCTTTGGCTCCCGGAGCAGTGAGTCGATAAATTCTCCCAGTATTGAGGCTCGCGACATGCAAGACACCCAAGGTATCGAATGCCAATCCGACCGGTTGTCCCAGACCAGAGGCAAAAGTGTCCTCCATGCCGCTCGGCGTAAATCGGGAGACCGTTCCATCGCCATAATTACTCACATAGAGATTGCCCAAGGAATCAAAAGCCACATCTGCAGGCTGATTGAGTCCATTGGCAAATAGGGTCCAGTTTCCAGCAGTATCTAGCCAACTGACCATTCCCCCGCCGAATTCAGCGACAAAGAGTCGGCCCTGTGCATCGAAGGCCATCCCGGCAGGTCGCAACAATCCCTGCGCGAAAAGAACGCCCGTTCCATCAGGCGACAATTTGTGGATGCGATCCCCATTGAAGCCCGTCCCAAATAGATCGGAGGCATAGATGGTTCCATCGGGCGCGACCAGCACGCCATTGTTGAATCTCGGGGAAGGTCCCGCCACGGTTTCGACGATTTGGGCCTGTAGGGAGGATTGGGCCAGCATCAGGCCCATGCAAAGTACAAACAAACGCTTCATGCAGATTGAGTTTGGAGAGTTCGGGCACACCGAACTCATGAGAAGTAAGGGAGGATGAAAGCGTTAGGTGCTGCAACATGTGACATTCGCAGTCGCCTGAAACCACATGAATGGGTGGATTGGGGAATTGGCAATTTTGGCGGGGCTGCTTCCTGAATGATCAGATCTAGCTATTGCAAGCACACATCTCGGAATTGGCTCCCGTGAAAAATTACAACCTCACAAAAACCAGATACACATGGGCAGTATGTACGACCACAAAACAGATCGACAAGCCCATGAATAACCAGACCAATCCCCTGAATCTCGGTATGATAGGCCTGCTCAGCATGGCAATTCCCACCAACCAAATCAACGGGGTATAGGCAGGTGCCAGCATTCCCCAGACGCCTTGACTCCAGACACTCGCCGGAAAGATCATTTGTACGGACCAAGCGAGGAAATACACTGCCACCCCGATCAAATACATGCTCCAACCCTTGAGACGGGCCTCTTTCCAGCTTCGAAATACCATCAGGGTCGGCAACGCGAAAATGGCGATTCTCAACCCATGCTCCATCGTCACCATGAGGCTGGGAATGTCGTGCCAAAACACTTCAGGCTGATAGGGTCTCGGCAACCAATGGGCAAATAATACATTCCAAATCAGGATCGGAATGAGCAGCCAAAAACTGTTGGATCGAATTATACGAATCAACGAGGAAGACATGATGTCGGCATTTGAATCGCAAAAATGTCTGCTATGCAGCAGGTTGCCAACAACTTTCGATGGGGTCGGCGATGACAAAAATCCACAAAAAAAGATGCCTCGACAGTAGCAGAGACATCTTTTGAACGATTTGTTTGCACGCAGGCACGTTCACTTTCTGAATGCAATGTGATTAGCGGACTCTACCACCACCTGTGTTGTGGCGAACCATTTTTCCACCTTTTTTGATGACATTGCCACCTTGATCAAGCTGCTCACCATCACCGCCGTCTTTGAATTCAAAGCCGCCGTTGACATTGATGGAACTGTTGCTTCCACGGAAATAAGCGTACAGGAAGGAGAATTTGCCGTCGCCATCTGGATCGTCGTCAAATGCAATCTTCTTGTAAGTTCCCCAAGCGTTTTCAGCATCGTACTTGTCAGCGGTCTTGGTCCAGCTCTTGTGAGTACCGATGTAAGTATCGATGTCACCAGATTCACTCATTCCCTGAATGACATACTGATTTTCACTTGGCAGGTAATCAAGGCTGATAACAGAGGTCAAGCGGTCTCCTTTGAGGCCCACAAAGTTCTTTCCTCTGTCGAAGTAAGGCTTGTTGGAGAATTCTCTCAGACCATTGGTCGCTACAATTCCATTGCTGTAAATATAGGCGTAGATTCCCTTGAATTTGCCGTTGTTGTTGCGGCCATCATCGAATGCAGCAGCCTGATAGGTGCCCCATGCGTTTCCAGCGTCACGACCGTTGGACAATTTGGTCCAAACCTTGGATTTGCCACCGTAATAGGTGTCTACTGCACCAGAAGCAGTTTTTCCGGTGATCACCCAGTAGTCCTTGGATGGCACGTAATCTAGTTCGATGAATTCCACCAAACGATCAGCCCCAGTACCTACATAGCCCTTTCCAGAATTGAAGCGAGGTTTACCATAAAATTGATAACCTCCGTTCGTAGCTACATACCCATTGTGGCTAAATGCAAATAGGAAATCCCCATTCGTAGTGTTGAAAGATGCGTCATACAACGTTCCCCAAATGTTGTTGGTTCCGTACTTGTCCTCCAGTCGGGTCCAACTATTCTTGGTGCCGTAGTAGACAGCGCGAGCATTGTTGTTGTCAAAGCCAGAAATCACATAGTAGTCCTGACCTTGGAGATAGTCAAAATCAATGACTGAGGTCAAATAAGGGGTAGATCCACCGCCTCCGAGTGCAGACTCATCTGGAGAAACGAGCTCTTTTTCGCAGGCAGTCAATCCCAAAATCATAGCTCCAGCCATGATCAGGCGAGTTGGTTTTAAGGATAACATGTAAGTTAAATTTGGAAAATGTATAACTTCAAAACTAACACCATTTGACAAAAATTTAAATACTCAATTTGAGGATATTGCGAACCTTACTTAACCATAAATAAAACGTCTTGATATTCAATTACTTTTACAACTATTATTTTAAACGATGTATAGTTCACAATATATACTAACACCAAAAGCATGATTATTGAATATATATGCACATTGAAGTACTTCGCAAAATATCAAATCCATAATGTACCATGATCTGGTTCGAAGTTCCCACTCAACCATCGGCAGGCGTATTCCCATCGTTTCACATTTTTCGGTAATTTGGAAGTCTGAATCATAACCATCCGATGAACATGTTTCGGTTTACCCTTTTGATGTCCACGTTCCTGTTTCTTTTAGGGAGCTGCAAACCCGACCCAGTGGAGCCCGAGCCTTGCATCGTCTTCACAGGCACTCCCTCTCAAGCGGAATCCACCTTTTTGGATATTTGTTTTGGCAATGAATTTGGGGAAGATCATGAATATCTCCGAAAATGGGTGGATGATATCCAGATTTATTTACCCAATTCCCACCCAGAACTGGAAGAAACCCTGGACTCTGTAATCATCACACTCAATAGCTTGAGCGAATCGATCCAATTGCACCGAGTTTCGGATTCCGCGGAATCGAATCTCATCCTGCTGATCGGCTCCAAACTTACCTATTCAGATGTATATGAGCCGCAGGCGGCAGATTTGATCTCGGACAATTTTGGGCTATTTTCTGCTACGTGGAATCGGTATACCTTTGAAATCAGTCATGGGACGGTCTGCATTGATATTGAGCGAGAGAGTGATCTAGCTTGCCTTCGCCATTTACTTCGTGAAGAATTGACGCAGGTATTGGGGATGATGAACGATGCATCCCCTGATCCCGCATCCATTTTCCATCCCATTTATCAATGCACCCCCAGCTATCGAGCAGAAGACTTGGCGATGATCCAGACTTTCCTCTCGGATGAACTTTCAGCAGGGATGTGTCGCCAAGCTGTCTGGGAAGCGATTCAATAGAAAAAGCCCCAACCTGACGATTGGGGCTAAGCATTGCGACAAATAGAATCTGGGTAAATGACCAGATACTCATGCCGATATCTTAAATCATTTCGAAAAACCTATTCGCGGACTTTTCCGCCACCTGTGTTGTGGCGTACCATTTTGCCGCCCTTCTTGATGACATTGCCGCCCTGATCGAGCTGCTCTCCGTCTCCTCCATCCTTGAATTCATAGCCACCATTGACATTGATCGCTCCTTGGTTGGTACGGAAGTATGCATACATGAAGGAGAACTTGCCGTTTCCGTCTGGATCATCATCAAATGCAATCGCCTTGTAATCCCCCCATGCATTTTCAGCGTCGTATTTGTTGGCAGTTTTTGTCCAGCTTTTGTGCGTACCAATGTAGGTATCGATATCGCCAGACTCGCTCATTCCTTGGATTACATATTGATTTTCGCTAGGCAAATAGTCCAAGCTGATAACTGAAACCAAACGGTCGCCTTTGATGCCGACAAAGTTTTTTCCAGTATCGAAATATGGCTTGTTGTAGAATTCACGGAGGCCATTAGTCGCTACGATGCCATTGTTGAAAATGAATGCATAAATCCCCTTGAATTTGCCGTTGTTGTTGCGGCCATCATCGTAGGCAGAAGCTTGGTATGCACCCCATGCTTTTCCTGCATCGCGGTTGTTGTTGAGCCTAGTCCAGCTTCCGGGCATTCCGTAATAGGTATCCAATTCACCTGATGCGGTCTTGCCATTGAGGACGTAGTAGTTTTTGGAAGGGACATAATCCAATTCCACAAACTCTACGAGCTGATCGGCTCCGGTACCTACTGGTTCGAGCGTAGGTCCGAAATTGACTTGCCCACCGGTGAATTGTCCCGTGTTCGTTACCAAAGCGCCTTTGTAATGAAAAGCAAAGACGAAGTTTCCAGTCCCATCGAACTCTGCTTCATACGTGCTATCGCTGCAGGTACTTAGCATGGAGATGTTGCTAGGAACTTGAATGCTCGTCCAATTATTCTTCGTACCGTAATAAAACGCAGGGTTCCCAGTGTTGTCCAACCCAGAAATGACATAGGCATCCAGTCCAGTCAAGTAGTCCAAATCGATCAGAGAAGTCAAGTAAGGGGTTCCACTTCCTCCTCCGAGTGAGGTTTCATCTGGAGAGACCAATTCCTGCTGGCAGGCCGTTAGTCCCAAAGCCACGGCTCCGGCAAGGAACCATGAGGAGCGAGTTTTCTTAAACATGAAAATAAATATTTTTATGA is a window from the Pontibacter sp. G13 genome containing:
- a CDS encoding DUF2927 domain-containing protein, yielding MFRFTLLMSTFLFLLGSCKPDPVEPEPCIVFTGTPSQAESTFLDICFGNEFGEDHEYLRKWVDDIQIYLPNSHPELEETLDSVIITLNSLSESIQLHRVSDSAESNLILLIGSKLTYSDVYEPQAADLISDNFGLFSATWNRYTFEISHGTVCIDIERESDLACLRHLLREELTQVLGMMNDASPDPASIFHPIYQCTPSYRAEDLAMIQTFLSDELSAGMCRQAVWEAIQ
- a CDS encoding HAD family hydrolase, whose amino-acid sequence is MSISFDLDGLLIAYREEFPVEPLTRLRRFVCLERLRAGTIALFRRLQHQGHTIGIYTTSLRSEGRIRWIFACHGLSLGRVVNGSQSQRMLRNQRVHASKYPPAFGFLFHIDDSKGVAQEAMTWTFKALIIAPDNSDWTEQVWQFVQSVS
- a CDS encoding T9SS type A sorting domain-containing protein, translated to MKRLFVLCMGLMLAQSSLQAQIVETVAGPSPRFNNGVLVAPDGTIYASDLFGTGFNGDRIHKLSPDGTGVLFAQGLLRPAGMAFDAQGRLFVAEFGGGMVSWLDTAGNWTLFANGLNQPADVAFDSLGNLYVSNYGDGTVSRFTPSGMEDTFASGLGQPVGLAFDTLGVLHVASLNTGRIYRLTAPGAKELLATIPDTPIGFMDFARGGLYVAATGHHRIYQVAEDGTVSMFAGTGAMGETNGALDSAQFTSPDGVAASPTGDTLYISENTSNLLRRIIFPMQITLSSDWTDAEYSLYLFPNPAHHLLQIGGIPAEYETVEMQIYDLAGRLVWDRKLVPVQSGVTRLKVEGLPVGQYGLRVYGRGKVLLNTSWMKQ